From a single Syngnathus scovelli strain Florida chromosome 2, RoL_Ssco_1.2, whole genome shotgun sequence genomic region:
- the clstn1 gene encoding calsyntenin-1 isoform X4, with translation MRFRRNKLFASNVGLVLALVCALDAAKVNKHKPWIETTYHGIVTENDDKVLLDPPLIALDKDAPLRYAGEICGFRIHGQNVPFEAVVLDKSSGEGIIRAKDKLDCELQKEHTFTIQAYDCGEGPDGANMKKSHKATVHIQVNDLNEYSPVFKEKSYKATVIEGKKYDSILKVEAVDADCSFQFSQICNYEIVTPDVPFTVDKDGFIKNTEKLNYDREHMYKLTVTAYDCGKNRASEDVLVKISVKPTCKPSWQGFNKRIEYEPGTGSLALFPSMHLETCDEPITSIRATVELETNHIGKGCDRDTYSEKSLHKLCGASSGATELLPAPSSSTNWTVGLPTDNGHDSDQVFEFNGTQAIKVPDGLVSTSLQEPFTISVWMRHGPGAHEKETILCNSDKTDMNRHHYSLYVHNCKLILLLRQDPSEAENYKPAEFHWKLDQVCDKEWHHYVLNVEFPTVMLFVDGATFEPFLVTEDYPLHASRIEPQVTIGACWQGGNARMAQFFHGNLAGLMIRSGKLENKKVIDCLYTCKEGLDVQLPEEVASTVKVEFNPNQSSLTVEGDDIDAFDKVMQHISYLNSRQFPTPGIRHLRISTAVKCFNEESCVTMQDAEGYVMVLQPEEPKISLSGIDHFARSAAEFESQEGVTLFPELRIVSTITREVEVDAESEVTEGADDDPTVQETVVSEEIMHNLDTCEVTVVGDELNAEHEGLEVDMEQLQQRGLEMSSSHLGVVITGVNTMANYEQVLHLIRYKNWHTEALFDRKFKLVCSELNGRYVSNDFKVEVNVIHTAGTMEHLSSAMVQPNFINPVHQASVDLSGHNLVNAHQASVVPSAATIVIVVCVSFLVFMIILGVFRIRSAHQRTMGDQENGKENEMDWDDSALTITVNPMETYEDQHSSEEEEEEEEESEEGEEEDDITSAESESSEDDEGGEQEDQQGASRQQQLEWDDSTLTY, from the exons TCAATAAGCACAAGCCATGGATCGAGACCACTTACCACGGTATCGTAACAGAGAACGATGACAAAGTGCTGCTGGACCCGCCTTTAATTGCACTGGACAAGGATGCGCCTCTACGCTATGCAG GTGAGATTTGCGGCTTCAGGATCCACGGGCAGAATGTCCCTTTCGAAGCTGTGGTCTTGGACAAGTCTAGTGGCGAGGGGATCATCCGGGCAAAAGACAAGTTAGACTGCGAGCTGCAGAAGGAACACACCTTCACCATTCAAGCATACGACTGCGGAGAGGGACCTGACGGTGCCAACATGAAGAAATCACACAA GGCCACTGTCCACATACAGGTGAACGACCTCAACGAGTACTCGCCGGTGTTCAAAGAGAAGTCTTACAAAGCCACCGTcattgaggggaaaaaatacgACAGCATTCTGaaggtggaggctgtggacgCAGACTGCTCTTTCCAGTTCAGTCAGATCTGCAACTATGAAATTGTCACCCCGGATGTGCCCTTCACCGTTGACAAAGATG GCTTCATCAAGAACACAGAGAAACTAAACTACGACCGAGAGCACATGTATAAGCTGACTGTGACCGCTTATGACTGTGGAAAGAACCGTGCCTCTGAGGACGTCCTGGTCAAGATCAGCGTCAAGCCAACTTGCAAACCCAGCTGGCAAG GCTTCAATAAGAGGATTGAATATGAGCCTGGCACAGGCAGCTTGGCTCTTTTCCCCAGCATGCACCTGGAGACCTGCGATGAGCCAATTACCTCCATCAGAGCTACCGTTGAACTAGAAACCAACCATATTGGAAAGGGATGTGACCGTGACACCTACTCTGAGAAGTCCCTGCACAAGCTGTGCG gagCGAGCTCCGGTGCTACGGAGCTGCTGCCAGCACCCAGCAGCTCCACCAACTGGACGGTTGGACTACCCACCGATAATGGGCACGACAGTGACCAGGTGTTTGAGTTCAATGGCACCCAGGCCATCAAGGTTCCTGACGGCTTGGTGAGCACCAGCCTGCAGGAACCCTTCACCATATCTGTGTGGATGAGACATGGCCCCGGGGCCCATGAGAAGGAAACCATCCTCTGCAACTCTGACAAGACAG ACATGAACAGGCACCACTATTCACTCTACGTGCACAACTGCAAGCTGATCCTTCTCCTCCGTCAAGATCCATCGGAGGCGGAGAACTATAAACCGGCCGAGTTCCACTGGAAACTCGACCAG GTGTGTGACAAAGAGTGGCATCACTATGTGCTGAATGTGGAGTTCCCCACGGTGATGTTGTTTGTGGATGGGGCTACTTTCGAACCCTTCCTGGTCACAGAGGACTACCCACTGCATGCCTCCAGGATTGAGCCTCAGGTCACCATCGGTGCTTGCTGGCAAG GCGGAAATGCACGCATGGCCCAGTTTTTTCACGGAAACCTTGCAGGGCTGATGATTCGCTCGGGCAAGCTGGAGAACAAGAAGGTTATTGACTGTTTGTACACTTGCAAGGAGGGCCTAGATGTGCAGCTGCCTGAGGAGGTCGCTTCCACGGTTAAG GTGGAGTTTAACCCCAACCAGTCCTCTTTGACTGTCGAGGGGGATGATATAGATGCTTTTGACAAGGTCATGCAGCACATCTCCTACTTGAACTCCCGCCAGTTCCCGACACCCGGCATCAGGCACCTTCGCATCTCCACCGCTGTCAA ATGCTTCAACGAGGAGTCCTGCGTGACCATGCAGGATGCCGAAGGTTACGTGATGGTGCTGCAGCCCGAGGAGCCCAAGATCAGCCTGAGTGGCATTGACCACTTTGCCCGCAGTGCTGCCGAATTTGAGAGCCAAGAAGGCGTGACGCTGTTCCCCGAGCTGCGCATCGTCAGTACCATCACCCGcgaggtggaggtggacgccgagTCTGAAGTCACAGAAGGAGCGGACGATGACCCCACAG TCCAAGAGACGGTGGTGTCTGAGGAGATCATGCACAACCTGGACACGTGCGAAGTGACCGTGGTGGGAGATGAACTGAACGCAGAGCACGAGGGACTGGAGGTGGACATGGAGCAGCTGCAGCAACGTGGCCTTGAGATGAGCTCCTCCCACCTTGGCGTCGTCATCACAG GCGTGAACACTATGGCCAACTACGAGCAAGTCCTACATCTCATCCGTTATAAGAACTGGCACACTGAGGCGCTCTTCGACAGGAAATTCAAACTGGTGTGCTCTGAGCTCAATGGGCGCTACGTCAGCAATGACTTCAAGGTCGAG GTGAACGTAATCCATACGGCCGGCACCATGGAGCATTTGAGCAGTGCCATGGTGCAGCCCAACTTCATCAACCCTGTGCATCAGGCATCCGTGGACTTGTCTGGTCACAACCTGGTCAACGCTCACCAGGCGTCAG TGGTTCCCAGCGCGGCCACCATCGTTATCGTCGTCTGCGTCAGTTTCCTGGTGTTCATGATCATTCTGGGCGTGTTCCGGATCCGATCCGCACACCAACGCACTATGGGGGACCAGGAGAACGGCAAGGAGAACGAGATGGACTGGGACGACTCAGCCCTCACGATCACCGTCAACCCCATGGAG ACGTACGAAGACCAGCACagcagtgaggaggaggaggaagaggaggaggagagcgaggaaggggaggaggaagatgatatCACGAGCGCCGAGTCGGAGAGCAGTGAGGATGACGAGGGTGGCGAACAGGAGGACCAGCAGGGGGCCAGCAGACAGCAGCAGCTGGAATGGGACGACTCCACCCTCACTTACTAG